In Xyrauchen texanus isolate HMW12.3.18 chromosome 35, RBS_HiC_50CHRs, whole genome shotgun sequence, one DNA window encodes the following:
- the rab27b gene encoding LOW QUALITY PROTEIN: ras-related protein Rab-27B (The sequence of the model RefSeq protein was modified relative to this genomic sequence to represent the inferred CDS: deleted 1 base in 1 codon), with product MFCIIDELFVCLFVYRFSSSSTMTDGDYDYLIKLLALGDSGVGKTTFLYRYTDNKFNPKFITTVGIDFREKRVVYTTNSPNGTTGKTLKVHLQLWDNREDRRGTFRSLTTAFFRDAMGFLLMFDLTSQQSFLNVRNWMSQLQANAYCENPDIVLVGNKADLTDQREVQEKQARELADNTGNIPYSRRVAAHRAEVDKAIATLLDLVMKRMEQCVDKPMTDAQNTDHTSKLDAAPANEKKCAC from the exons ATGTTTTGCATAATTGatgaattgtttgtttgtttgtttgtttataggtTCAGTTCCAGCAGCACTATGACAGATGGAGATTATGACTATCTGATCAAACTCCTGGCTTTGGGGGATTCTGGAGTGGGCAAGACCACCTTCCTTTACCGCTACACCGACAACAAGTTCAACCCCAAATTTATCACCACCGTGGGCATCGATTTCAGGGAAAAGAGAGTG GTGTACACCACAAACAGCCCCAATGGAACAACAGGAAAGACGCTTAAAGTTCACCTGCAGCTTTGGGACAACCGCGAGGACAGGAGAGGTAC GTTCAGGAGTTTAACGACAGCT TTCTTCAGGGATGCCATGGGATTCCTGCTCATGTTTGACCTGACGAGTCAACAGAGTTTCCTGAATGTCAGGAACTGGATGA GTCAGCTCCAGGCCAACGCATACTGTGAGAATCCCGATATTGTTCTGGTTGGAAATAAAGCCGATCTCACCGACCAGAGAGAAGTACAGGAGAAACAAGCGCGAGAACTTGCGGATAATACGGGTAa CATTCCATACTCGAGACGAGTAGCGGCGCATCGAGCAGAAGTGGACAAGGCCATCGCCACGCTCCTGGACCTGGTGATGAAGAGGATGGAGCAGTGTGTGGATAAACCCATGACCGACGCACAAAACACGGACCACACCAGCAAACTGGACGCAGCGCCGGCCAACGAGAAGAAATGTGCATGTTAA
- the LOC127628917 gene encoding lysosome membrane protein 2-like gives MRKGSCCMYATGIISAHLLIVGIALFVGGVFQTMIHNKLKAEIKLTEGSKVFASWKNPPPPIFLEFFFFNVTNPEEFLKGEAKPRVTEMGPYTYRQYRPKRNVTFVDNGMKVAAYTQKSFVFVPEKSVGDPSVDQVTTVNIPAVVVMNKIKGAGFWASTAFSMFMNSIGSTMFMTHTVNELLWGFKDPLLTRLRTIKPEVEQFFGLMYNKNGSDDGEFVYHTGEHNYMDFGRIYTWQGKKVLTFWGTNQSNMINGSDGSGFHAFLSKEERLNVFAPDLCR, from the exons ATGAGGAAGGGCTCGTGCTGTATGTATGCCACTGGAATCATCAGTGCCCACCTGCTGATCGTAGGAATCGCGCTCTTTGTGGGCGGTGTCTTCCAAACCATGATACACAACAAGCTGAAAGCG GAGATCAAGCTGACAGAAGGAAGTAAAGTCTTCGCCTCATGGAAGAATCCTCCCCCTCCAATCTTCCTGGAGTTCTTCTTCTTCAACGTCACAAACCCTGAAGAGTTTCTGAAAGGAGAAGCCAAACCTCGTGTTACTGAAATGGGACCGTACACCTACAG ACAATACAGGCCGAAACGCAACGTGACGTTTGTGGACAATGGGATGAAGGTCGCAGCTTACACACAGAAGAGTTTTGTCTTTGTCCCGGAGAAATCTGTGGGAGACCCCAGTGTAGATCAGGTGACAACCGTGAACATCCCAGCTGTG GTGGTGATGAATAAGATTAAAGGTGCAGGATTCTGGGCTTCCACTGCTTTCTCCATGTTCATGAACTCCATCGGCTCCACCATGTTCATGACGCACACCGTCAACGAGCTGCTCTGGGGGTTTAAAGACCCTCTTCTCACTCGACTGCGAACCATTAAACCCGAGGTGGAACAATTCTTCGGTCTCATGTATAAC AAAAATGGCAGCGACGATGGCGAGTTTGTCTATCACACCGGAGAGCACAACTACATGGACTTCGGCCGCATTTACACCTGGCAGGGGAAAAA GGTGTTGACGTTCTGGGGAACCAATCAGAGTAACATGATCAACGGATCAGATGGGAGCGGGTTCCACGCGTTCCTGAGCAAAGAAGAGCGACTGAATGTGTTCGCGCCTGATCTCTgcaggtaa